From one bacterium genomic stretch:
- a CDS encoding efflux RND transporter periplasmic adaptor subunit — protein sequence MSGLVSCCSSSRRAPRFASPSWRRDPVEVRVASVGRGVVDSIVTNSKAGTVKARRRSRITAETGGRVIEIAHREGERVSTGDILVRLNDSSMVAQLDLAQRGAEVAKSRLAEACLRRDRAGRELGRMKKLAEQGIVADDVLDQLQYGYDAARVGCDAARKELASARAQVRAAEAELAKTVIVAPFDGIVAEVSTEVGEWVTPSPPLLTSPAVVDLIDPISLYVSAPMDEVDSASIHEGQAAKLTVDSRPGESFGAHVVRVAPYVVDIEAQNRTVEIEVELDDPAEGAKLLPGTSADVEVVLETRADVLRIPTSALLEGERVLVLDDGVLRELQVEMGLRNWRFAEVEGGLSEGQQIVVSLDRVEVQAGASAVVASEDTGNGP from the coding sequence GTGTCCGGGTTGGTGTCCTGCTGCTCCTCATCGCGGCGGGCGCCGCGCTTCGCTTCACCGTCCTGGCGCCGGGACCCGGTCGAGGTGCGGGTGGCCAGCGTCGGGCGCGGCGTCGTCGACTCCATTGTGACCAACTCCAAGGCGGGTACGGTGAAGGCGCGCCGACGCTCGAGGATCACGGCGGAGACCGGCGGGCGCGTTATCGAGATCGCCCACCGCGAAGGCGAGCGCGTCAGCACCGGCGACATACTGGTGCGGCTCAACGATTCGAGCATGGTCGCGCAGCTCGATCTCGCCCAGCGCGGCGCCGAGGTCGCCAAGTCCAGGCTGGCCGAAGCGTGCCTGCGTCGGGATCGGGCGGGCCGCGAGCTCGGGCGAATGAAGAAGCTCGCCGAGCAGGGCATCGTTGCGGACGACGTACTCGACCAGCTCCAGTACGGCTACGACGCGGCCCGGGTGGGCTGCGACGCCGCACGCAAGGAGCTTGCGAGCGCTCGTGCCCAGGTGCGTGCGGCCGAGGCGGAGCTCGCCAAGACCGTGATCGTCGCGCCCTTCGACGGCATTGTGGCCGAGGTGAGCACCGAAGTAGGCGAGTGGGTGACACCTTCTCCTCCGCTCCTCACGTCGCCCGCAGTGGTGGACCTGATCGATCCGATTTCCCTGTATGTGAGCGCACCGATGGACGAGGTCGACTCGGCTTCCATCCATGAGGGCCAGGCCGCCAAGCTCACCGTGGACTCGCGACCAGGCGAGAGCTTCGGAGCCCATGTGGTGCGCGTGGCGCCCTACGTGGTCGACATCGAGGCCCAGAATCGCACCGTCGAGATCGAGGTCGAGCTCGATGACCCGGCCGAGGGAGCCAAACTGCTGCCGGGCACCAGCGCAGACGTCGAAGTGGTGCTCGAGACGCGCGCAGACGTGCTGCGCATTCCGACATCGGCATTGCTTGAAGGCGAGCGGGTACTCGTCCTGGACGACGGCGTGCTGAGGGAGCTGCAGGTAGAGATGGGTCTGCGCAACTGGCGATTCGCGGAGGTGGAGGGGGGACTCTCCGAAGGCCAGCAGATCGTCGTCTCCCTCGACCGGGTCGAGGTCCAGGCCGGCGCCAGCGCCGTGGTGGCGTCCGAGGATACGGGCAACGGCCCATGA
- a CDS encoding rhodanese-related sulfurtransferase encodes MLEELQVWYRDQCDGEWEHRYGVVIETLDNPGWLLKIDLAGTGLESKSFAPIEENTPEASWVHCKVQEQKFEAACGPTMLSTAIAHFLSWANDADCPSR; translated from the coding sequence ATGCTTGAAGAACTGCAAGTCTGGTACCGCGACCAGTGCGACGGCGAGTGGGAGCACCGATACGGCGTAGTGATCGAAACGCTCGACAATCCGGGATGGCTGCTCAAGATCGATCTCGCGGGCACCGGACTCGAATCGAAGTCCTTCGCTCCGATCGAAGAGAACACACCCGAAGCCTCATGGGTCCACTGCAAAGTCCAAGAACAGAAGTTCGAAGCTGCTTGCGGTCCCACGATGCTCTCGACTGCAATCGCGCACTTCCTCTCTTGGGCGAACGATGCTGATTGTCCTTCTCGATGA
- a CDS encoding ABC transporter ATP-binding protein yields MIHLEDVWRTYRMGDEELHALRDVTEEIRDGEHVAIMGPSGSGKSTLLNIIGCLDRPTRGRYRLDGREVASLDPDELAEVRLHRIGFIFQSFHLVPRLSALDNVELPLIFAGMPPAERRKRGEEALDAVGLMPWAGHRPSELSGGQKQRVAIARATIMGPGLLLADEPTGNLDSRSGHQVLEMLSQLNANGKTLLVVTHDPSVARRADRVVVLRDGQIVRRVEGRSVSDLATLFAEDVPAP; encoded by the coding sequence ATGATCCACCTGGAGGACGTCTGGCGCACCTACCGGATGGGCGACGAGGAGCTGCACGCCCTTCGCGACGTAACCGAGGAGATCCGGGACGGAGAGCACGTCGCCATCATGGGCCCGTCAGGCTCCGGCAAGAGCACGCTCCTCAACATCATCGGCTGTCTCGACCGACCGACCCGGGGGCGCTATCGGCTCGATGGACGCGAGGTGGCGAGCCTCGACCCGGACGAACTCGCCGAGGTGCGACTGCATCGGATCGGCTTCATCTTCCAGTCGTTCCACCTGGTGCCTCGTCTCTCCGCCCTCGACAACGTCGAGCTGCCGCTGATCTTCGCCGGCATGCCGCCCGCGGAGCGACGCAAGCGGGGAGAGGAGGCCCTCGATGCAGTCGGGCTCATGCCGTGGGCGGGGCATCGACCGAGCGAGCTCTCGGGCGGCCAGAAGCAGCGCGTCGCGATCGCCCGGGCGACCATCATGGGCCCGGGTCTGCTGCTCGCCGACGAGCCCACCGGCAACCTCGACTCCCGCTCCGGCCACCAGGTGCTCGAAATGCTCTCTCAGCTCAATGCCAACGGGAAGACGCTCCTCGTCGTCACCCATGACCCCAGCGTGGCCCGACGAGCCGATCGGGTGGTGGTCCTGCGGGATGGGCAGATCGTTCGCCGCGTGGAGGGGCGATCCGTGAGCGATCTCGCCACGCTCTTTGCCGAAGACGTCCCGGCCCCGTGA
- a CDS encoding integron integrase: MRRYSRRTEDAYVHWIRRFILFHDTRHPKDMGADEVIGFISSLAIDGKVSARTQNQALSALKFLYLRVLDRPLDALDEFERAPVRQRLPVVLSRDEVRRLLSAAEPAHRLPLTLLYGGGLRLLEGLRLRIKDIDFDRHQIVVREGKGDRDRVTTLPKLVDEPLRAHLRNTRRLHDDDLKRGLGQVPLPWALQRKYPRAGRDWVWQYVFPATRLGHDRKTGDRFRHHLHETVLQRGIRKAALRAGLAKRATCHTLRHSFATHLLEDGVDLRSVQRLLGHRDVRTTMIYTHVLERGPLGLQSPADRL; this comes from the coding sequence ATGCGCCGCTACAGCCGACGTACCGAGGACGCCTACGTCCATTGGATCCGGCGATTCATCCTGTTCCACGACACCCGCCACCCAAAGGACATGGGCGCTGACGAGGTGATCGGGTTCATCTCGAGCCTGGCGATCGACGGCAAGGTGAGTGCGCGCACACAGAACCAGGCGTTAAGCGCCCTCAAGTTCCTCTACCTCCGCGTCCTGGACCGTCCGCTGGATGCGCTCGACGAGTTCGAGCGGGCGCCCGTTCGGCAGCGGCTCCCCGTCGTCCTCTCCCGGGACGAGGTCCGCCGCCTCCTCTCGGCCGCGGAACCGGCGCACCGACTCCCGCTCACCTTGCTGTACGGAGGTGGCCTGCGCCTCCTCGAGGGGCTTCGGCTCCGCATCAAGGATATCGACTTCGACCGACACCAGATCGTGGTGCGGGAGGGAAAGGGCGACCGCGATCGGGTGACGACGCTACCGAAGCTTGTGGATGAGCCGCTGCGCGCCCACCTCCGGAACACCCGCCGGCTCCACGACGACGATCTGAAGCGCGGCCTGGGACAGGTGCCGCTGCCATGGGCGCTCCAGAGGAAGTACCCACGTGCGGGCCGGGACTGGGTGTGGCAGTACGTCTTCCCGGCCACCCGCCTGGGCCATGATCGGAAGACCGGCGACCGATTTCGTCATCACCTACACGAAACCGTCCTGCAGCGCGGCATCCGGAAGGCCGCCTTGCGCGCCGGCCTGGCCAAGCGCGCGACCTGCCACACCCTGCGCCACTCCTTCGCGACCCACCTGCTGGAGGACGGCGTCGACCTTCGAAGCGTCCAGCGCCTCCTCGGCCACCGCGACGTCCGCACCACCATGATCTACACACACGTGCTGGAACGCGGCCCCCTCGGCCTGCAGAGTCCGGCCGACCGACTCTAG